A genomic region of Alicyclobacillus sp. SO9 contains the following coding sequences:
- a CDS encoding acetyl-CoA hydrolase/transferase family protein translates to MNVYEERIRHEGLRSQVISAGVAQALIQDGMSVGVSGFTRSGDAKAVPRALAHRLETDTDNDMQPLRINLYSGASLAETDTILSQKNMIERRLPYQSDATLRARINRGEVAYVDQHLSHTAEWTRSGILGEFDIAIIEAVAITEEGGIIPTTSVGNSAIFVEQAKKVIVELNLAIPQEFEGIHDIYDPGPRPHRQPIPIVNPSDRIGTTYIPCHPEKIAGIVITNEYDSPSTIVQPDAETQLMANYILEFLENEVKNGRLPQNLAPLQSGVGSVANAVLSGLKDSSFENLEIYTEVMQDAVFELFEAGKVSFASSCSFTLSDHMLQKVVGNIGAYKDKVILRPQEISNHPEVIRRLGIIAINAALEVDIFGNVNSTHVGGTHMMNGLGGSGDFARNAGIGIFVTKSIAKGGQISSVVPFVSHVDHTEHDVDVLVTERGIADLRGLAPRERARAIIEKLAHPMYQDALWDYFDRASENGGNTPHLLDEALSWHQCYAETKDMRAVKTWRRRKQGASKEIQRKEVATASSL, encoded by the coding sequence ATGAACGTGTACGAGGAGAGAATTCGCCATGAGGGTCTTCGTTCACAGGTGATCAGCGCGGGAGTAGCACAAGCGCTGATTCAGGATGGTATGAGTGTAGGCGTAAGCGGTTTTACCCGAAGTGGTGACGCAAAGGCCGTTCCCAGGGCGTTGGCGCACCGACTGGAGACCGATACTGATAACGATATGCAACCCCTTCGCATCAACTTGTATTCCGGCGCATCACTGGCAGAGACGGACACCATATTAAGTCAAAAAAACATGATTGAAAGACGGTTGCCTTATCAAAGTGACGCAACGCTTCGCGCGCGTATCAATCGCGGTGAGGTAGCGTATGTCGATCAACACCTCAGCCACACAGCAGAATGGACTCGTTCAGGTATCCTAGGCGAATTTGACATTGCAATTATAGAAGCTGTGGCCATTACCGAAGAGGGAGGCATCATACCCACCACATCCGTTGGCAACAGCGCAATTTTCGTAGAGCAGGCGAAAAAGGTCATCGTTGAATTGAATCTTGCCATTCCTCAGGAATTTGAAGGCATTCATGATATTTACGATCCCGGTCCCCGCCCCCACCGCCAACCGATACCAATCGTTAATCCGTCTGATCGAATTGGCACAACCTACATTCCCTGCCACCCGGAGAAAATAGCCGGTATCGTCATCACTAACGAGTACGATTCACCGTCTACCATTGTTCAACCTGATGCTGAAACACAGTTAATGGCAAACTACATTTTGGAATTCCTTGAGAACGAAGTAAAGAACGGTCGCCTTCCGCAAAACCTGGCACCCCTTCAAAGCGGCGTCGGGTCTGTTGCCAATGCTGTACTGTCTGGACTGAAGGATTCTTCTTTTGAAAACTTGGAGATTTATACGGAAGTCATGCAGGATGCAGTGTTTGAACTGTTTGAAGCAGGCAAAGTCTCTTTTGCATCAAGCTGCTCATTTACACTCTCAGACCACATGCTGCAAAAGGTCGTAGGGAACATCGGTGCTTATAAAGACAAAGTCATTCTCCGTCCGCAGGAGATTTCAAATCATCCCGAAGTCATTCGCAGACTGGGAATCATCGCAATTAATGCCGCCCTCGAAGTGGATATCTTCGGTAATGTGAATTCTACGCATGTAGGCGGTACTCATATGATGAACGGTCTCGGCGGCTCAGGCGACTTTGCCCGCAACGCAGGAATCGGGATCTTCGTGACCAAATCGATTGCCAAAGGCGGCCAAATTTCCAGTGTGGTTCCGTTTGTCAGCCATGTTGACCACACAGAGCACGATGTCGATGTTCTTGTGACAGAACGCGGCATTGCTGACTTGCGCGGATTGGCACCCAGAGAGCGTGCTCGTGCAATTATTGAAAAGCTTGCACACCCCATGTATCAAGATGCGTTGTGGGATTACTTCGACAGGGCGTCTGAGAACGGCGGAAACACTCCGCATCTCCTCGATGAAGCATTGAGTTGGCATCAGTGCTATGCAGAGACGAAGGATATGCGTGCAGTCAAAACCTGGAGGCGGCGTAAGCAAGGTGCGTCGAAAGAGATCCAGCGCAAGGAAGTTGCCACGGCTTCTTCACTCTAA